GATGTGATCTCTTCGCATGCATTCCTGGACGTGCTGGGATGTGAGCAGGAATTCTTGCTCTGCTCGGACGTAGACAAACCGAACAGCTTCATCGAGGATATGATTGCAAATGAAGCACCGATACGAAATGTTCTTCGATTGATTTGCATGCAATCGATTGCTGGCTCTGGCCTCAAGCCAAAAGTATTGGATTACTACAAACGTGAGCTGGTGCAGGTGTATGGATTGAAGACGCTTCTTACACTGGGTAATCTTGAAAAGGCGGGTCTTCTACGACCGCAGACCGGTTCCCGCACCTATCATGTGCTGCGCAAAACTCTCAATCTTACCGCCGAAACTCCCGAAGAAGTGTCACCGAAGGACATTACGTACGTGCACAGTATCTATGCCCCGCTATCGGTGCGTATCGTTGAACAGCATCTAAAACCGAACGGATGGCAACTGTTGACGGAAAAGCTTTCCTCCCTACCGGGACCAACGTTTGAAGATTTTCAAGCATCACCCAACTTGAGCAGTCGGCGTGGTTCCTTCACAAGCGAAATGTCTCAATCCGATATCCCACGGGTGATTGTGGTATTTTTCATCGGTGGATGCACGTTTGCGGAAATTTCGGCCCTACGATTCCTCGCCCAACAGGATGAGAATAATGTCGAGTTTTTAATCTGTACGACGAAGCTTATCAATAAGAATACGTTCCTTGATTCGTTCATTGAAGCCTAGAAGCAATGTTAAGCTTGTATTCAAGAAATAATTATATAAAACAATGATTAAAAGCTATCTATTTGCTTTGCATTATTGAGAACCTACGATAACAGTTGAGAACAAAAAAGCTGATGAACATAAACATGGATGGCAAGCAAAAACATTACTTTCCTAGGACTTACCCTTGCATTTATCAGGCTTTTGATGGGATGCTTCAATCAGTCTGCTCCATGGTTTCGATGATGTTCCTGCAGTAGAGATTATCTACGAATATCCGAAGCGCTAACCATTCAAAAATGGCGCTGGGAAATTGAAACTGCAATCCAGTGTAAGAAGTATTACGATGTGAACAGTAAAAGAGAAATCCGAAAATTACAATATTATCAGCCACAGCTCAACCGCACGTTTGAACACCAGGAAACagacatttgtttgtttgttttcttacaCCATTCGCCGTCACACGAAGTTTCGGTACCGAACCCTGCCGAACGCTGACAGCTCACCCGAGCTTTGACATCGTTTCGTCTTCTTGTTCTTGCATGCCCGTTTTGACGTTTCGCcgttgtgtgcgagtgtgtgcctgtatgtatgtatgttttttgtgtgaaatcGCCATTTTGTGTTTCAGGGCGATGTGAATTTGGACAAAcgaaacggggaaaaaaaggttaagatCGAACATTTTCGAAGCTAAATTGGTCGAATTCACGAGCTCCGTGGCATGGGAAAACGTTTGTCACCAAAGACGCACAGTTTCATGCCATGGCACGGTGACGAGGCTGGTCACAATCGGAGCCTAGATTGCATGCAGAAGCTGGCTCCCTTCGGTGTTACGAAAATCTCTGCATCCGTCGTGCGGTTGAAACTTTCATCCAACCCCGTACAGCCCGATCTCTCCGGCCAGCACCCAGTACGGTCATCCGTCAGCCGTGTGGTTTGATTGCAAATTATACAAATTTGGCAATCTCAGAAGCAAAGTGCCCCCCCAAATGGATCATTAAATGTTTCTCCCATGTACGTGTGCctacgcgcgcgtgtgtgtgtgtgtagatgaAAACGTATGTCCCCGCCGCACACACCCACCGAATCGCTCTAGGCGTGGTCTGTGAATGCGAAAAGACGGAACCCTCCCTGGCTGTGTCGCTGCCCGTGGAGTGGTGGGTGACACTGCGGCAGCAGCGATAGTTTcggtgtgaaaaaaaagaacggtgCAACGGTGAAGAAAACTAATGAAACCAAATAAAACATGACACAGACATGGGCGGCCGGCCGACCTTGAAATTCTTCGCCAAAAGTTGGCCCCAACGTAAAGGTCTAGCAGCACTATAATCGGATGAAAAGAGTGGTGTGGCGAAAATTAACATGAAAGGACATGATAGTTGAAGACTCTCCTATCTGTTACTCAGAACGGTATCAGCAACATCCAGCGTTATGCGTCACATTCAGTGAAAAGAAACGCAGTGTgaagtgtgtggtgtgtgcgtttgtcgCAATTGTGATGATCTATTAAATTAGTGATTGGTAATTCCGTACTGTCACATGGATTTACCTTTGCAAGCATTGGGTGGAAAAACGCAAATTGCCACTCGGTAGGACGTAATGTTACTGTCACACAACCTTAGGACTTTTCTTGTACGACAGAAAgatctggatgggattcgatCAGTGTCAGTGGAAAATCCTAATCCTATTCACGCAAGAAGAAAGTCTTTCTTTGCGCCATTCTTCCTGGGGAAGAGATCGAATCACCGCAGTGTGTGAATCACACAGGAAATGCTGTAACGATCGGACTAGGCTATGAAATGTTCACCCAACAACCGTTGTTATGTTACACACCTTCAATACACTTGCATCGTAAACGGTACGAACGAATAAATAATCGAGCCTCCCTTTAATTTCTTCCTCAGGTTCGGAAAAGCAAGGGCATACCCTGGGaagcgtgtgcgtgcgtatcgTGTGACCACCAGCTTCATCAGCCTCCAAAGCTCGATTATTGTGCCACTGATTAGTGTGCTCGATAGTAATAACAACACTACCACGGCCACGAAAAAAGTGAacaagatgtgtgtgtgtgtttaatacCCCAGCCATCGGTTAAAGGCTAATTTTTAATGTCTCGAAGAAGAAGGTGTGTCCCGCAAAAAGCATCGCTTCTCACCTTAATCACCGTACACCTCAAAGACGGTGCTGGTGTTGTGTTTTAATGTGTTTAATGTGTAAAGATAAACGGTTACGGTGGTGTACTACTAGATTTATTACCGCCGGTGATTGACGTTGGACGGTGAACGACGGCAACGCAGACTTCGCGGACAGTTTTATtgtattgtgtgtttgtgtgagtgcgaaaagaaaacgccgGTGCCCGTTCGCGGAAACGCGAGCGGCGTCATACAGAGGGTGCAACGATGAGGCCGGGAAGCCTAAAAGACCCCGAGATAGCCGAACTCTTCAACAAACATGATCCGGAAAAGATATTCGAGGATTTGCGCGAAATCGGGCACGGTTCGTTTGGTGCGGTGTACTACGCCAAATGTAACCTTACGCCCGAGATCGTCGCGATCAAGAAGATGTCCTACATGGGCAAACAGAGCATGGAAAAGTGGCAGGACATCCTGAAGGAGATACGGTTCCTGAGGCAGCTTAATCATCCGAACACAATCGAGTACAAGGGATGCTATCTGCACGAAAACACAGCCTGGCTGGTGATGGAGTACTGTGTCGGATCGGCGTCGGACATTATCGAGGTGCACAAGCGCCCGCTAAAGGAGGACGAAATCTCCGCCATCTGCGATGGTGTGCTGCGAGGGTTGAGCTATCTGCATGGTCTAGGGCGAATTCATCGGtaagtgttttcttcttcgcggAAAACGATAATTCGAAAGCTCgaattaaaacaattgttcTATTTTTGCAGTGACATCAAGGCAGGTAACATTTTGCTCACCGAGCAGGGCATCGTGAAGCTGGCCGATTTTGGTAGTGCCGCCATCAAATGTCCGGCCAACAGTTTCGTCGGAACGCCCTACTGGATGGCGCCGGAAGTGATTCTGGCAATGGACGAGGGTCAGTACGATGGAAAGGTGGATGTGTGGTCGCTTGGCATTACTTGCATTGAGCTGGCGGAACGGAAACCACCCTATTTCAACATGAACGCCATGTCCGCGCTGTATCACATCGCGCAGAACGATGCACCCTCGCTGCAGGCCCAGGAGTGGTCGGATATGTTTCGCAATTTCGTTGATTTTTGTCTCAAAAAGtcaccgatcgatcgaccgACGTCTACGCAGCTGTTGAAGCACACTTTCGTGACGAGAGTACGATCACCGAACGTGCTGATCGATTTAATTGCTAGGCAAGTTTGCTCTGTCTGAATGAATGTTTGCACTAAGAAGCTAATGATTCTCTTGTATGGTTCCTTTATCGATACAGAACGAAAGCAGCCGTAAGGGAACTGGACAATCTGAACTATCGCAAGATGAAGAAGATCCTGATGGTGGATTGCGAGACGGAAAGCAACATTGGTGATGCAGAGGACACACCGGACGAGCAGATCGGAGGCGACAGTAGCAAGAGCAACAGCATCACCTCCGAACACTCACTGCCATCGgtcgatcagcagcagcagcagcagcacagcgGATTGATGAGAAATTCGTCACGATCCCGGCCGGCCAATGCGATGTCCTCCATACACAACAATTCGTCCGGTGGCAATGTGCGGGACAGTATGCTCTCGAACGTCATGATGGCCGGTATGGGTGGGAGCGGTGGTTCAGGAAGCAGCGGTATGATGATGGCAAGCGGTATGGGTGGAATGGGTGGCACAAGTGGAATGCAGGGTGGAAGTGCGGGTGCCGGAAGCCAGACTAACATGGGTGCTAACATGGGCGGCTATCACCATCACAACTCCTCTAGTCCGGTTGTGTCGGCCCACCATCATCCCGCACAGCACAACCACAATCACGTGTCGCAGGTGGCGGCCAATGCGGTCGCTGATCATGGTGCCAACAACTTTGCTACGATCCGTACGACCAGTATTGTGAcgaagcagcagaaggaacaCATGCAGGTAAGTGTGTGACCCGTGCGTTAGAGTTCTGAACAAAGGTGGAGAGTTTAATGGTGAATTTTGCCTTTGGTCAAGGAGGAAATGCACGAGCAAATGTCGGGTTACAAACGTATGCGACGGGAGCATCAGGCCGCCCTAGTGAAGCTAGAGGAGAAGTGTAAGGTGGAGATGGAGCAGCACAAGTCCGCCCTGGACAAGGAGTATGATCTGTTGCTGCACAATTTTACACGGGAGCTAGACAAACAATCTGTAAGTTTTGGAGGTTTTGCTCCCAGGAATTGTTGGAATATCGTTTACTAAAATTAATGTCCACTTTCTTCTGTTCCAGGCAAAACATCAGCAAGAGATTGTGCGAAGGGTTAAACAGAATGACGCGGCAGAGAAGAAGCTGCACAAGGAAATATCGACCAGACAGGAGGGCGATCGGAAAGCGTTCGAAATCCATCGAAAGAAGGAGTACAAGGCGAACAAGGAGCGCTGGAAACGGGAACTCTCGATGGACGATACGACGCCCAAGCGGCAGCGGGATGCAACCTTACAGTGAGTGGTCTACTGCCTGGCTGgcattttcgtttttccccTATGCTAAAGAGTACCTTTCGTTTTTACACCGTTTTAACTCCGTTTCCAGATCGCAAAAGGATAACCTCAAGCAGGCGGAACAGCAGGAGGAACAGCGGTTGTTGCGGGTACAGAAGAACTACATCGAGCTGGAGATGCGCAAGTTCCGCAGGAAAAAGATGGGACTGCTGCATGATCTCGAGGATCAACTTTTACGTGACGTAAGTGTTCCgccatttttggttttgttttgggttcatccttttgaataatttttcacGTGCCCTGGGCACACTTTGACATGTTACAGGAGCTCAGtaagaagcagcaacagctggaGCAAGCACATGCCATGCTAATCAAACACCACGAAAAAACTCAAGATCTCGAGTATCGCCAGCAAAAGAGTGTACATGCACTTAGAGAAGAGCAGGTAATAAGTTGTCtttgaaatggtttttatCGTTGATCTCTAATCAAATGTTCTCCGTTGTGGCGGCAGATATCAAAACAACATGAAAGTGAACTGCGAAACCAAAAGGAGTACATGGACAGGGCCGAGCGAGAGTTGTTACGAAGACACGCACTCGAATTGAAACAGCAACCAAAGAGCCTGAAGGTAGGGACGAAAAGACTTTAAAAGCGAGTTGACACATTGGAAGACAAGAtctcattttccttccctcaTTCATACAGCAAAAAGAACTCCAGATTAGGAAACAGTTCCGTGAAACgtgtaaaacacaaacaatccaGTATAAGGCACTGAAGCGGCAGATACTGCAGACGACACCTAAGGAAGAACAAAAGGCTGTGATAAAGCAACTAAAGGAAGAGCAACATCGTAAGTTAACACTGCTCGGTGATCAGGTATGTATTTGAAACCTCGAAAATGTAAGATTTTTCCCGCAATCTACAACTATTTCCATCTCTCTTGTGGTGGTGCAGTATGAACAAAGtattgctgatatgctgcaGAAGCAGAGCCTTCGTTTGGACGAGAGCCAGGAAGTCGAGTGCCACCAGCTGAAGGATCGGTTACAGTACGAGCTGGACATACTGACCGCTTACCAGAGCAAAAATCGCATGCAGGCGCAAGCGCAACGCGATCGCGAGCGTAAGGAATTGGAGGATCGTGTCAGCGTCAGACGGGCATTGCTTGAGAGCAAGGTACGCTTTTGTGTGTCACATTTGTGGGGAAAAACCAGTTTAATACATATCTGCTTAATCTCTCGCTAGATGGAAACTGAGCTGCAGCAGTTCAATCAGGAGCGTGCCGAACGAATCCGCCAGCTGAAGGAGAAACACGACAAGCAACTTGAGGCATTTGATGAAGAATCTGCCCGGATGGGCTTCAGGTAAGGGCTTCGTTATTCGCTGGGTTTAAAATGCAGTGGTTCCGGAGTCAACTTCGGTCCCGTCACAAATCTGACAGCTGTCACTATCAAAACTGACCTCTTCAATTAAACaatcaccgtttttttttcttcttagatTGATCATTTAATGAACATTATTTGTAACacaaattttctcttttcgcTCCCCTCCCGGTCTCATCAACCCCAACACCTCATCCACAGTGCACTGGCCTTAGCGGAAGCATCGAAGGAAACGTACCCGGACGAGGAGGGCAGCCTGTCCGGTTCGATGCTGAGCCTGGCGCACAGTAACAGTTCCACCAGCTTCCCGGCTGGATCGCTATAGCATAAGTCCTCCAAATGGATGACCATGTCGAGTCAACATTCGATGTAAGCAAAACACCGGCCCTCCTCTCTACTCTGCGGATTTTTGGCAAGCGATAGCGGCCTGGTTCAAGTATCGTGTCCCGGAAACAGTCCGTGAGTTGTGTTGTTGGTATCCTCCCCGCCCCCAGTGTACGTGCAGCAAGTGCTATTTGCTGAATGACGTTGAatttgcgtgtgcgtgcgtgtgtgtgtgtgtggg
This genomic window from Anopheles maculipalpis chromosome 2RL, idAnoMacuDA_375_x, whole genome shotgun sequence contains:
- the LOC126559703 gene encoding serine/threonine-protein kinase Tao isoform X1; this translates as MRPGSLKDPEIAELFNKHDPEKIFEDLREIGHGSFGAVYYAKCNLTPEIVAIKKMSYMGKQSMEKWQDILKEIRFLRQLNHPNTIEYKGCYLHENTAWLVMEYCVGSASDIIEVHKRPLKEDEISAICDGVLRGLSYLHGLGRIHRDIKAGNILLTEQGIVKLADFGSAAIKCPANSFVGTPYWMAPEVILAMDEGQYDGKVDVWSLGITCIELAERKPPYFNMNAMSALYHIAQNDAPSLQAQEWSDMFRNFVDFCLKKSPIDRPTSTQLLKHTFVTRVRSPNVLIDLIARTKAAVRELDNLNYRKMKKILMVDCETESNIGDAEDTPDEQIGGDSSKSNSITSEHSLPSVDQQQQQQHSGLMRNSSRSRPANAMSSIHNNSSGGNVRDSMLSNVMMAGMGGSGGSGSSGMMMASGMGGMGGTSGMQGGSAGAGSQTNMGANMGGYHHHNSSSPVVSAHHHPAQHNHNHVSQVAANAVADHGANNFATIRTTSIVTKQQKEHMQEEMHEQMSGYKRMRREHQAALVKLEEKCKVEMEQHKSALDKEYDLLLHNFTRELDKQSAKHQQEIVRRVKQNDAAEKKLHKEISTRQEGDRKAFEIHRKKEYKANKERWKRELSMDDTTPKRQRDATLQSQKDNLKQAEQQEEQRLLRVQKNYIELEMRKFRRKKMGLLHDLEDQLLRDELSKKQQQLEQAHAMLIKHHEKTQDLEYRQQKSVHALREEQISKQHESELRNQKEYMDRAERELLRRHALELKQQPKSLKQKELQIRKQFRETCKTQTIQYKALKRQILQTTPKEEQKAVIKQLKEEQHRKLTLLGDQYEQSIADMLQKQSLRLDESQEVECHQLKDRLQYELDILTAYQSKNRMQAQAQRDRERKELEDRVSVRRALLESKMETELQQFNQERAERIRQLKEKHDKQLEAFDEESARMGFSALALAEASKETYPDEEGSLSGSMLSLAHSNSSTSFPAGSL
- the LOC126559703 gene encoding serine/threonine-protein kinase Tao isoform X2, with the protein product MRPGSLKDPEIAELFNKHDPEKIFEDLREIGHGSFGAVYYAKCNLTPEIVAIKKMSYMGKQSMEKWQDILKEIRFLRQLNHPNTIEYKGCYLHENTAWLVMEYCVGSASDIIEVHKRPLKEDEISAICDGVLRGLSYLHGLGRIHRDIKAGNILLTEQGIVKLADFGSAAIKCPANSFVGTPYWMAPEVILAMDEGQYDGKVDVWSLGITCIELAERKPPYFNMNAMSALYHIAQNDAPSLQAQEWSDMFRNFVDFCLKKSPIDRPTSTQLLKHTFVTRVRSPNVLIDLIARTKAAVRELDNLNYRKMKKILMVDCETESNIGDAEDTPDEQIGGDSSKSNSITSEHSLPSVDQQQQQQHSGLMRNSSRSRPANAMSSIHNNSSGGNVRDSMLSNVMMAGMGGSGGSGSSGMMMASGMGGMGGTSGMQGGSAGAGSQTNMGANMGGYHHHNSSSPVVSAHHHPAQHNHNHVSQVAANAVADHGANNFATIRTTSIVTKQQKEHMQEMHEQMSGYKRMRREHQAALVKLEEKCKVEMEQHKSALDKEYDLLLHNFTRELDKQSAKHQQEIVRRVKQNDAAEKKLHKEISTRQEGDRKAFEIHRKKEYKANKERWKRELSMDDTTPKRQRDATLQSQKDNLKQAEQQEEQRLLRVQKNYIELEMRKFRRKKMGLLHDLEDQLLRDELSKKQQQLEQAHAMLIKHHEKTQDLEYRQQKSVHALREEQISKQHESELRNQKEYMDRAERELLRRHALELKQQPKSLKQKELQIRKQFRETCKTQTIQYKALKRQILQTTPKEEQKAVIKQLKEEQHRKLTLLGDQYEQSIADMLQKQSLRLDESQEVECHQLKDRLQYELDILTAYQSKNRMQAQAQRDRERKELEDRVSVRRALLESKMETELQQFNQERAERIRQLKEKHDKQLEAFDEESARMGFSALALAEASKETYPDEEGSLSGSMLSLAHSNSSTSFPAGSL